In one window of Zhihengliuella sp. ISTPL4 DNA:
- a CDS encoding LemA family protein, giving the protein MEWLVPVLIVVGVILLVGVYLWATYNSLVQLNVRVDEAWSGITVQLKRRADLIPNLIETVKGYASHEKAVFENVTRARAETLSAGSPGEAGIAEGHLQQALRSLFAVAEAYPQLQASQNFLQLQQALVDTEDKIQAARRFYNGGVRELNTKIKVFPNNLFAKGLGFTEREFFEVADSGAISEPPRVQF; this is encoded by the coding sequence ATGGAATGGCTCGTGCCGGTACTGATCGTCGTCGGGGTGATCCTGCTCGTCGGCGTGTATCTCTGGGCGACGTACAACTCGCTGGTACAGCTGAACGTCCGCGTGGACGAGGCCTGGAGCGGCATCACCGTCCAGCTCAAGCGCCGTGCCGACCTCATCCCCAATCTGATCGAGACGGTCAAGGGCTACGCTTCGCATGAGAAGGCGGTTTTCGAGAACGTCACGCGCGCTCGCGCAGAGACGCTCTCCGCCGGCAGTCCCGGTGAGGCGGGGATCGCCGAGGGCCACCTCCAGCAAGCGCTGCGCAGTCTCTTCGCCGTCGCTGAGGCATACCCGCAGCTGCAGGCCAGCCAGAACTTCCTCCAGCTGCAGCAGGCGCTGGTCGACACCGAGGACAAGATCCAGGCGGCGCGGCGCTTCTACAACGGCGGCGTGCGCGAGCTGAACACCAAGATCAAGGTGTTCCCCAACAACCTCTTCGCGAAGGGGCTCGGCTTCACCGAGCGCGAGTTCTTCGAGGTCGCCGACAGCGGCGCCATCTCGGAGCCACCTCGCGTGCAGTTCTGA